From the genome of candidate division WOR-3 bacterium, one region includes:
- the gyrA gene encoding DNA gyrase subunit A, translating to MTERITNVYIEDEIKSSYLDYAMSVIVGRALPDARDGLKPVQRRILYAMNEAGMHSNRPFKKSATVVGDVLGKYHPHGDMAIYDALVRMAQSFSMRYALVDGQGNFGSIDGDAPAAYRYTEARLTALAEEMLKDLNKDTVDFTPNFDGRLKEPVVLPSAFPTLLCNGSSGIAVGMATNIPPHNMNELTDALIAMIDNPEIKTEKLLELVPGPDFPTGGIIIGKTGITQAYKTGRGRIVLRGKIRIEDIKGGKQAIVITEIPYQVNKASLLEKIASLARAKKIEDVTDLRDESDKDGIRVVIELKRDANPQIVLNNLYKYTSLQTTYSIQLLALVSGAPKTLSLKELLQQFLDFRFEVITRRTKFELAEAEKRAHILEGLKIAIENIDEVVKIIKKSKDVKTARQKLMQRFSLTEIQAQAILDMRLAKLTNLEKDALDKEYLGLIKEIARLKSILSSPKGVYALIKKELKELSNKYREPRRTQIIDAEPEELTIEDLIGEEDMVITLTHRGYIKRQPISTYRKQMRGGQGRKIVEIGDEDFATQLLITVTTDTLLFFSDKGKVYARKVYEIPEAGPFSKGRSIANFIELSEGEKISACLMSIKQFSNDHFIFMATKNGKVKKTNLADFANIRRKGIIAINLLPDDRLIEVGLTNGDNSILLTTRDGLTIRFSEKLIRPMGRNAGGVRGIKLSKGNEVVGFNIARENEDMLIISERGIGKRVKFSSIGEKGRAGKGMKAMTIDQKTGKVAGVTNVNDEDDLIVMTKAGKVIRTPVKMIKVLSRQAKGVKIISLSKNDRVCSIACIKAQI from the coding sequence ATGACAGAGCGGATAACCAATGTTTACATAGAAGACGAAATAAAATCATCTTATCTCGATTATGCAATGAGTGTAATCGTTGGCCGGGCTCTGCCCGACGCCCGTGACGGTCTCAAACCGGTACAGCGGCGCATCCTCTATGCAATGAATGAAGCAGGAATGCACTCCAACCGTCCCTTCAAAAAGTCAGCGACCGTGGTCGGTGATGTGCTCGGTAAATATCACCCGCATGGCGATATGGCGATCTACGATGCACTTGTCCGGATGGCTCAAAGCTTTTCCATGCGTTATGCACTGGTCGACGGTCAGGGTAATTTCGGCTCAATCGACGGAGATGCCCCTGCTGCATACCGTTACACCGAAGCAAGACTCACTGCTCTCGCTGAAGAAATGCTGAAAGATCTAAACAAGGATACTGTCGACTTCACTCCTAATTTCGACGGCAGGCTCAAAGAACCAGTAGTCCTTCCTTCGGCGTTTCCCACCCTTTTGTGCAACGGGTCTTCAGGTATCGCCGTGGGGATGGCGACGAATATTCCACCCCATAATATGAACGAACTGACAGATGCGCTCATCGCGATGATCGACAATCCTGAAATAAAGACTGAAAAACTTCTGGAACTTGTGCCCGGCCCTGATTTTCCGACGGGCGGAATCATCATTGGAAAAACGGGTATAACCCAGGCGTATAAAACAGGCAGAGGACGTATTGTATTAAGAGGAAAGATAAGGATAGAAGATATAAAAGGCGGAAAGCAGGCGATTGTAATAACCGAAATTCCTTATCAGGTCAACAAGGCGAGCCTTCTGGAAAAAATAGCGAGTCTGGCAAGGGCAAAAAAGATTGAGGATGTGACGGACTTACGGGATGAATCCGATAAAGATGGCATAAGGGTCGTGATTGAATTGAAACGCGATGCCAATCCCCAGATCGTGTTGAACAACCTTTATAAGTATACCTCATTGCAGACAACCTACAGTATTCAACTGCTCGCCCTTGTTTCCGGAGCTCCGAAAACCCTTTCGTTGAAAGAACTACTCCAGCAATTTCTCGATTTTCGTTTCGAGGTGATTACCCGCCGGACAAAGTTTGAGCTGGCTGAGGCGGAAAAACGCGCCCACATTCTGGAAGGACTGAAGATTGCAATCGAAAACATCGATGAAGTCGTAAAGATCATAAAAAAATCCAAAGACGTCAAGACCGCCCGCCAGAAATTGATGCAAAGATTTTCATTAACAGAGATTCAGGCGCAGGCGATCCTCGATATGAGACTGGCCAAGTTGACCAATCTCGAAAAGGACGCCCTTGATAAAGAATATCTCGGTCTTATAAAAGAGATCGCCCGATTAAAATCAATCCTCAGTTCTCCCAAGGGTGTTTATGCACTCATAAAAAAAGAATTAAAGGAACTGAGTAATAAATACAGAGAACCCCGCAGAACCCAGATCATCGACGCCGAACCTGAAGAATTAACCATCGAAGACCTCATCGGCGAAGAAGATATGGTCATCACCCTGACCCATCGCGGCTATATAAAACGCCAGCCGATTTCAACCTACCGCAAACAGATGCGCGGCGGCCAGGGAAGAAAGATAGTGGAAATCGGGGATGAAGATTTCGCAACCCAGCTGCTCATAACAGTGACCACGGACACCCTGTTGTTTTTCTCAGATAAAGGCAAGGTCTATGCGCGTAAGGTCTATGAGATTCCTGAAGCAGGGCCTTTTTCCAAAGGACGTTCCATCGCCAACTTCATAGAACTCAGCGAAGGAGAAAAAATCTCAGCCTGTTTGATGTCTATAAAACAGTTTTCCAACGACCACTTCATCTTTATGGCGACCAAGAACGGAAAAGTGAAAAAGACCAATCTTGCGGATTTTGCGAACATCAGAAGAAAAGGTATCATTGCGATCAACCTCCTCCCTGACGACAGATTGATTGAAGTCGGTTTGACCAACGGAGACAACTCGATACTGCTTACGACGAGGGACGGTCTGACGATAAGATTTTCTGAAAAGCTGATAAGACCGATGGGCCGGAATGCCGGTGGTGTACGGGGAATAAAATTGTCGAAAGGGAATGAAGTCGTTGGATTCAATATCGCCCGTGAAAACGAAGACATGCTCATCATCAGTGAAAGAGGCATTGGCAAACGCGTCAAGTTCTCTTCCATAGGAGAAAAGGGAAGAGCGGGTAAAGGAATGAAGGCGATGACCATCGATCAAAAAACAGGTAAGGTCGCCGGGGTTACAAATGTGAACGATGAAGACGACCTCATCGTAATGACAAAGGCGGGCAAGGTCATCAGAACACCCGTAAAGATGATAAAGGTGTTAAGCCGACAGGCAAAGGGAGTTAAAATCATCTCGTTGAGCAAAAATGATAGGGTCTGTTCCATCGCCTGCATCAAGGCGCAGATATAA
- a CDS encoding histidinol-phosphatase HisJ family protein — protein MIDYHIHTSHSVDAEGSIKGYCEQAVKTGLKEICFTNHCELDRMRDDNLIRFNTDVEPITHNNLLKLQEEILQAKEHYKKFGLAVKFGLEVGYYEGIESRLKEITEGLELDFLLGSIHCLDHICIDSSKEHEIYFSRHPVQELLVKYFQEVEKLVNSGLFDSIGHLDVYKKYGIKYYGEEIRTVQDDILRKLFKLMKEKNIALEINTAGLRRINEFYPSPSIMKMAYDAGIKLLTVGSDAHKVEDLGKDIDKAVAYAKSFGFDTLVRFEKRKSIPINV, from the coding sequence ATGATTGACTATCACATTCATACCAGCCATTCAGTCGACGCCGAAGGTTCGATAAAAGGCTACTGTGAACAGGCGGTAAAAACAGGGCTCAAGGAAATATGTTTCACCAATCACTGTGAACTCGACCGGATGCGTGACGATAACTTGATAAGGTTCAATACCGACGTAGAGCCGATAACGCACAATAATCTTTTGAAACTGCAGGAAGAAATTCTTCAGGCGAAAGAGCATTATAAAAAGTTCGGCCTTGCAGTAAAATTCGGGCTTGAGGTGGGTTATTACGAAGGTATTGAATCACGCCTCAAGGAAATTACAGAAGGGCTCGAACTCGATTTCTTGCTCGGCAGCATACACTGTCTTGACCATATCTGTATCGACAGCTCAAAAGAACACGAAATCTATTTTTCCCGACATCCTGTGCAGGAACTCCTGGTGAAATACTTCCAGGAAGTCGAGAAGCTCGTCAACAGCGGACTTTTCGATTCAATCGGGCACCTGGATGTCTACAAGAAATACGGCATAAAATACTACGGAGAAGAGATAAGAACCGTTCAGGATGACATCTTACGCAAACTCTTCAAATTGATGAAAGAAAAAAATATCGCACTGGAAATCAACACCGCCGGACTGCGGAGGATCAATGAATTCTACCCTTCCCCCTCGATCATGAAGATGGCTTACGACGCCGGGATAAAATTGCTTACAGTCGGCTCGGATGCCCATAAAGTCGAAGACCTCGGCAAAGATATAGACAAGGCTGTAGCTTATGCAAAATCGTTCGGTTTCGACACACTCGTTCGTTTTGAAAAAAGAAAATCCATCCCCATAAACGTCTGA
- a CDS encoding GWxTD domain-containing protein, whose protein sequence is MSDLLLAKEIVKDTIENYLRKGNLRVVPHPSHWFTERYTTLYIYYEIYDIVPDSNRIKVVYTIKDEAGKTLRKIPQYVEKKFTSQALNLGLNIETFKTGRYTLVVEVEDPTAAAPSRKQTSFRIIKAVKEEPISYEGLPYYDKIGIFLSPAEYRAFQNMPEQGKKTYLQKFWTKMDYFEIARRFEYAEDHYRQGNKPGYETDRGKIYVKYGPPDEKELSTIAIEESKPYERWYYFNGYQFIFVDVRGTNEFTLVWTNVRDEHSQPTLYKYLPAAIREEIK, encoded by the coding sequence ATGAGCGATCTCCTTCTTGCAAAAGAGATCGTAAAAGACACCATTGAGAACTATCTGCGTAAAGGGAACCTCAGGGTGGTGCCCCATCCCTCACACTGGTTTACTGAACGCTACACAACCCTCTATATCTACTATGAAATTTATGACATTGTTCCTGATTCAAACAGAATAAAGGTCGTTTATACAATCAAAGATGAAGCAGGAAAGACTCTGCGTAAAATACCTCAATATGTGGAAAAGAAATTCACATCCCAGGCACTGAACTTGGGTTTGAATATCGAAACATTTAAAACAGGTCGCTACACCCTCGTGGTCGAAGTCGAAGATCCAACTGCAGCGGCGCCGAGCCGTAAACAAACTTCCTTCCGAATCATCAAGGCCGTCAAAGAAGAGCCGATAAGCTACGAGGGGTTACCCTACTACGATAAAATCGGTATCTTTCTCTCACCCGCAGAATACAGGGCTTTCCAAAATATGCCGGAGCAGGGCAAAAAAACCTATCTCCAGAAATTCTGGACTAAAATGGACTACTTTGAAATCGCCCGGCGGTTCGAATATGCAGAAGACCATTACCGCCAGGGGAACAAACCCGGCTATGAAACAGACCGCGGAAAAATCTATGTAAAATACGGTCCGCCCGATGAAAAAGAACTGAGTACGATCGCTATAGAAGAATCAAAACCTTATGAACGATGGTACTACTTCAACGGCTATCAGTTCATCTTCGTCGACGTCCGCGGGACAAATGAGTTCACCTTAGTGTGGACGAATGTAAGGGATGAACATTCCCAGCCGACTTTATACAAATATCTCCCCGCAGCAATCCGAGAGGAGATTAAATAG
- the lon gene encoding endopeptidase La, translated as MDENKSIQIPDELGIIPIKGGVVFPDQPIPLIIHTPKLAKLIDEILTTNKLAGALTQRDPNIEEPKPNEVFTTGCVIQINKMLRFPDGTIRLLIRGLKRFKVVKFTQTEPYLKAKIKIITGEHKRTMAIEALMRNVVTMFQNLVSLAPYLPDELGAIILNINDPDHLADFVTSYTNFDFNEKQSLLEIVDPKERLTKLIPMLQKEISILELGAKIRSQVKNELDKGQREFYLREQLKAIQKELGESDDHSREIEELRKKILAAKMPEQTEKVALKELERLSRIPPQAAEYTVARTYIDWLVTIPWSKSSKDNLDIKRAERILNEDHYDLEKVKQRILEYLAVKKLKPDSKGTILCFIGPPGVGKTSLGRSIARALGRKFVRISLGGIRDEAEIRGHRRTYVGALPGRIIQSLKNCGTNNPVFMLDEIDKVGADFRGDPSSALLEVLDPEQNNSFSDHYLEVPFDLSKVMFIATGNVVDPIIPALKDRMEIIELPGYILEEKLQIAKKYLIPRRIQESGLKNTHVAFTDGALKRLISEYTKEAGVRNLERAIGSICRKIAKRVAEGKRRKVTITAKKLQQFLGPPKTYSEVAARKGEIGVATGLAWTPFGGEILFVESITMFGKKGLILTGLLGDVMKESCQAALSHLKTKFPSWNLPEDFLKDKDIHIHIPSGAIPKDGPSAGLAVAMSLASLFKQKPINPKIAFSGEITLTGRVLPVGGIKEKVIAAKRAGIETVVLPLDNKKELSEIPKHVKAGLSFIFVKNIDQALRIASFSKTAGRKKLKR; from the coding sequence ATGGATGAAAACAAATCCATTCAAATCCCCGATGAACTGGGCATAATTCCGATAAAGGGCGGTGTTGTATTTCCTGACCAGCCCATTCCGTTGATCATCCATACTCCGAAACTTGCGAAATTGATTGATGAAATTCTCACGACGAACAAACTCGCCGGAGCACTGACCCAGCGCGATCCCAATATTGAAGAGCCCAAACCCAATGAGGTCTTCACCACGGGTTGCGTGATTCAAATAAACAAGATGCTCCGTTTTCCCGACGGCACGATAAGGTTGTTGATAAGAGGTCTGAAGCGGTTTAAGGTCGTCAAATTCACACAGACCGAGCCCTATTTAAAGGCGAAGATAAAGATAATAACCGGTGAACATAAAAGAACAATGGCGATTGAAGCCCTGATGCGCAATGTCGTGACGATGTTCCAGAACCTCGTCTCCCTGGCGCCTTATCTGCCTGATGAACTGGGCGCCATTATTCTCAATATCAATGACCCTGACCATCTCGCCGATTTCGTCACCAGCTATACAAACTTTGATTTCAACGAAAAGCAAAGCCTTCTTGAAATAGTCGATCCCAAAGAACGTCTCACCAAACTTATTCCGATGCTGCAGAAAGAAATCAGCATTCTGGAGCTCGGCGCCAAGATTCGTTCTCAGGTAAAGAACGAACTCGACAAAGGACAGCGTGAATTCTATCTGCGGGAACAGCTGAAGGCGATTCAGAAAGAACTGGGTGAAAGCGACGACCACAGTCGGGAGATTGAAGAATTGAGAAAAAAAATCCTTGCCGCCAAGATGCCTGAACAGACAGAAAAGGTTGCATTAAAAGAGCTGGAGCGCCTTTCACGTATTCCACCCCAGGCAGCGGAGTACACGGTTGCAAGGACCTACATAGATTGGCTCGTGACCATTCCCTGGTCAAAATCATCAAAAGACAACCTGGATATCAAGAGGGCGGAGAGAATCCTCAATGAAGACCACTATGACCTTGAAAAAGTGAAACAGCGGATCCTCGAATATCTCGCCGTCAAAAAACTGAAGCCCGATTCAAAAGGCACTATTCTGTGTTTCATCGGCCCGCCGGGCGTAGGTAAAACTTCTCTGGGCCGTTCTATTGCCCGCGCCCTCGGAAGAAAATTCGTCCGCATCTCACTCGGCGGCATCAGAGATGAAGCGGAAATCCGCGGACACCGCAGGACCTATGTCGGCGCACTGCCCGGCAGAATCATTCAATCCCTGAAAAATTGTGGAACGAATAATCCTGTATTTATGCTCGATGAAATCGACAAAGTCGGAGCTGATTTTCGGGGCGACCCTTCTTCGGCATTACTGGAAGTCCTTGACCCGGAACAGAACAACAGTTTTTCAGACCACTATCTCGAAGTCCCTTTTGACCTTTCAAAGGTTATGTTCATCGCAACGGGCAATGTCGTTGACCCGATAATTCCGGCGTTAAAAGACCGTATGGAAATCATCGAGTTGCCCGGTTATATACTTGAAGAGAAACTTCAGATTGCAAAAAAATACTTGATTCCGAGAAGGATTCAAGAAAGCGGCTTGAAGAACACCCATGTGGCTTTCACCGACGGTGCACTGAAAAGACTTATATCTGAATATACCAAAGAAGCCGGAGTAAGGAATCTTGAACGGGCGATCGGGTCAATATGCCGTAAAATAGCAAAACGTGTCGCTGAAGGAAAACGGCGGAAAGTGACGATCACCGCAAAGAAACTCCAGCAATTCCTGGGACCGCCCAAGACCTATTCTGAAGTGGCGGCGCGCAAAGGAGAGATCGGAGTAGCGACCGGCCTGGCGTGGACGCCCTTTGGCGGAGAAATCCTCTTCGTCGAATCCATCACCATGTTCGGCAAAAAAGGATTGATTCTCACCGGCTTACTGGGTGATGTTATGAAAGAATCCTGTCAGGCGGCCCTTTCCCATCTGAAAACCAAATTTCCATCCTGGAATCTGCCGGAAGATTTTCTGAAAGATAAAGACATCCATATCCATATTCCTTCTGGCGCAATACCGAAAGACGGTCCTTCAGCCGGTCTGGCAGTGGCGATGTCACTTGCTTCGCTCTTCAAACAAAAACCGATAAACCCGAAAATCGCCTTTTCCGGTGAAATCACCCTCACCGGCAGGGTGCTGCCTGTCGGTGGCATCAAAGAAAAGGTGATCGCCGCGAAACGGGCCGGGATTGAAACGGTCGTTCTTCCCCTGGATAACAAAAAAGAACTTTCAGAAATCCCCAAACACGTCAAGGCGGGTTTATCATTCATCTTCGTGAAAAACATCGACCAGGCGTTGAGGATCGCCTCTTTTTCCAAAACCGCGGGAAGGAAAAAACTGAAAAGATGA
- a CDS encoding GWxTD domain-containing protein, translating to MILLIFLYAQVTWQAVNRPYSELEQELVIYFSISENRLKPVAEDSLFYVEYETQLKVFDKKHNQLTGDYWETKHIRDTATINDSVKLKMPKESDYFEMKIIDLNGGEVFRTTDKILKIKYIGDIQWSITKDTLTVVYTIINPNAEVDWMLIKIEELEQTFTVEKGRFHDTIKVDVSTLPNGNYKLRIEMYADSRKLDLVQVPITVSRIFFLDDASWNLKVEQLMYIATPNEIKKLKDAKKSERDSLWRSFWEQHDPTPNTPYNEKEIEYFERIEYCEAHFSHGDTGWRSDRAKIYVKYGPPDEIQSYPYYSPPKNPYNPIPTLYDAYLVWNYYRINRQFIFGDKHGLGQYILLNPGGSNL from the coding sequence ATGATTCTTTTGATTTTTCTGTACGCCCAAGTCACCTGGCAGGCTGTAAACCGACCATACAGCGAGCTCGAACAGGAGCTCGTAATATACTTCTCCATCTCTGAAAATAGATTAAAACCAGTGGCTGAAGACTCGCTCTTCTATGTCGAATACGAAACCCAATTAAAGGTCTTCGACAAAAAACACAACCAGTTGACCGGAGACTACTGGGAGACAAAACATATTCGGGACACTGCCACCATAAACGACTCCGTAAAACTGAAAATGCCCAAGGAGAGTGACTACTTCGAGATGAAAATTATTGATCTGAACGGAGGTGAAGTCTTCAGAACCACTGATAAAATATTAAAGATAAAATATATCGGCGATATACAATGGAGTATAACGAAAGATACTTTAACCGTCGTATATACAATAATCAATCCGAATGCCGAGGTTGATTGGATGTTGATAAAGATAGAGGAGCTCGAACAGACATTCACCGTGGAGAAGGGACGGTTTCATGACACCATCAAGGTGGATGTAAGTACACTTCCAAACGGGAATTACAAACTCCGGATTGAGATGTATGCCGATTCAAGAAAACTGGACCTGGTTCAGGTGCCGATCACCGTATCCAGAATTTTTTTCCTGGATGATGCCTCCTGGAACCTGAAGGTCGAACAACTGATGTATATCGCCACACCGAATGAAATAAAAAAACTGAAGGATGCGAAGAAGAGTGAACGGGATTCGCTGTGGCGTAGTTTCTGGGAACAGCATGATCCGACTCCGAACACCCCTTATAACGAAAAAGAGATTGAGTATTTTGAACGCATCGAATATTGCGAAGCCCACTTTTCCCACGGCGACACCGGCTGGCGCAGTGACCGGGCCAAGATATATGTGAAGTACGGGCCACCGGATGAGATTCAATCATATCCCTATTATAGTCCCCCGAAAAATCCTTACAATCCCATACCCACACTATACGACGCCTATCTTGTCTGGAATTATTACCGCATCAATCGTCAATTCATCTTTGGAGACAAACATGGTCTGGGTCAGTATATTCTTCTGAACCCCGGAGGATCTAATTTATGA
- a CDS encoding NYN domain-containing protein — protein MELNQDIKLEINKIISETIKQELRHSVETIKNDFISYIEKHSECNQKIYDEIHSLKELIESSTILKKERIALFVDSQNLYYSARMGYAAKVNYEKLLNLITGNRKMVKAFAYIVQPPDGDVKPFATSLERIGYLVKIKDVRTRADGSAKANWDMGIALDILGILDRVDTIVLASGDGDFAPLVDFIKAKNKRVEIFAFAENTAYDLKEKADKFVPLGENIILT, from the coding sequence ATGGAATTAAATCAAGATATTAAATTAGAAATCAATAAAATAATCAGTGAAACGATCAAGCAGGAACTACGGCATAGTGTAGAAACTATAAAAAATGATTTCATATCATATATAGAAAAACACAGTGAATGTAACCAAAAAATTTATGATGAAATACATTCATTAAAAGAACTTATTGAATCATCCACAATTCTTAAAAAAGAAAGAATTGCCTTATTTGTCGATTCCCAGAATCTATACTATTCAGCCCGTATGGGTTATGCAGCCAAAGTAAATTACGAAAAGCTTCTTAATCTCATCACCGGCAACAGAAAGATGGTTAAAGCATTCGCATATATCGTACAGCCGCCCGACGGTGACGTAAAACCGTTTGCCACAAGTCTTGAACGAATCGGTTATCTCGTCAAGATCAAAGACGTCAGGACGCGCGCCGATGGTTCGGCAAAGGCGAATTGGGATATGGGTATCGCCCTTGACATTCTCGGAATCCTGGACAGGGTCGACACGATCGTCCTCGCATCGGGAGACGGAGATTTTGCACCACTGGTTGATTTTATAAAAGCCAAGAATAAACGTGTTGAAATCTTTGCCTTTGCGGAAAACACCGCTTATGATTTAAAGGAGAAAGCGGATAAATTCGTCCCCCTCGGTGAAAATATTATACTGACATGA
- a CDS encoding Hsp20/alpha crystallin family protein: MKDSLSKLKQDCESKELKVIFNRSPDFDEESLISPFIHWQPLFDLYIVNQEVVVTIELAGVDIKDLSVYINKRYMVVEGVRKSASFMNKDTCIFHNIEIPYGRFYRRIDFPLLIEPREYQFNMCNGLLLIKFPVMKEKVIPVEDG, encoded by the coding sequence ATGAAGGACTCGCTGTCTAAACTGAAACAGGACTGTGAAAGCAAGGAACTTAAGGTGATCTTTAACCGAAGCCCTGATTTTGACGAAGAAAGTTTGATTTCGCCCTTTATTCACTGGCAACCTCTCTTTGACCTCTACATCGTGAATCAAGAGGTGGTTGTCACTATTGAATTAGCCGGTGTCGATATAAAAGACTTGTCAGTCTATATCAATAAAAGATATATGGTCGTGGAAGGAGTAAGAAAATCAGCAAGTTTTATGAACAAAGATACCTGTATCTTTCATAACATCGAGATTCCTTATGGTCGTTTTTATCGAAGAATCGACTTTCCCCTGCTCATAGAACCCCGTGAATATCAATTCAATATGTGCAACGGGCTGTTGCTCATTAAATTCCCCGTTATGAAAGAAAAAGTCATTCCAGTGGAGGATGGTTAA